The Caldilineales bacterium genome window below encodes:
- a CDS encoding sugar-binding protein, with protein MKYSLKHVAMLAIALMAISILLVACGGAQPTAAPTAAPATQAPAPEPANKALVGVVLPTKDEPRWLQDQAVFQKAGWDPLFSQGDSAKEKANVEALISQGIKVLIICPQDATAAAAAAQEAHDAGVKVISYDRLIRDTDAVDYYVTFDSMAVGASWSEYLIQQAGDSKGNPLYIYTGAASDNNAFIFFEGAWEKIQPKIADGTFVIKNSSEAVALQDKPTLTRDEEAKIIGQTTTNWNFNDAKNLAEANLTATKPEDKGTVYILAPNDGTARAIADAFAADKDVTKYFVTGQDAEKASVQYVIDGKQSMTVLKDVRTLAADAIAAANAYLGGGTPEKTNSYNNGKVDVPAKPSAIVTVTTDNVKQALIDSGYYQASEFTGLEAAAAPAAPANKALVGVVLPTKDEPRWLQDQAVFQKAGWDPLFSQGDSAKEKANVEALISQGIKVLIICPQDATAAAAAAQEAHDAGVKVISYDRLIRDTDAVDYYVTFDSMAVGASWSEYLIQQAGDSKGNPLYIYTGAASDNNAFIFFEGAWEKIQPKIADGTFVIKNSSEAVALQDKPTLTRDEEAKIIGQTTTNWNFNDAKNLAEANLTATKPEDKGTVYILAPNDGTARAIADAFAADKDVTKYFVTGQDAEKASVQYVIDGKQSMTVLKDVRTLAADAIAAANAYLGGGTPEKTNSYNNGKVDVPAKPSAIVTVTTDNVKQALIDSGYYQASDFTGMQ; from the coding sequence ATGAAGTACAGTCTGAAGCATGTTGCCATGCTCGCCATCGCCTTGATGGCGATATCAATTCTGCTGGTCGCCTGTGGAGGCGCCCAGCCCACGGCTGCACCCACTGCTGCTCCGGCCACGCAGGCGCCTGCCCCTGAGCCGGCGAACAAGGCGCTGGTGGGGGTAGTGCTGCCGACGAAAGACGAGCCGCGCTGGTTGCAGGATCAGGCGGTGTTCCAGAAGGCGGGTTGGGATCCGCTTTTCAGCCAGGGTGACAGCGCCAAGGAGAAAGCGAACGTGGAGGCGTTGATCAGCCAGGGCATCAAAGTGCTGATCATCTGTCCGCAGGACGCCACAGCAGCAGCGGCGGCGGCCCAAGAGGCGCATGATGCCGGGGTCAAGGTCATCTCCTACGACCGCCTGATTCGTGACACCGACGCCGTCGATTACTACGTGACCTTCGACAGCATGGCGGTGGGCGCCTCCTGGAGCGAGTACCTGATCCAGCAAGCTGGCGACAGCAAGGGCAACCCGCTGTACATCTACACGGGTGCGGCGTCGGACAACAACGCCTTCATCTTCTTCGAGGGCGCCTGGGAGAAGATCCAGCCGAAGATTGCGGATGGCACGTTCGTGATCAAGAACTCGAGCGAGGCGGTGGCGTTACAGGACAAGCCGACGCTGACGCGTGATGAAGAGGCGAAGATCATCGGCCAGACGACGACCAACTGGAACTTCAACGACGCCAAGAACCTGGCCGAGGCGAATCTGACGGCGACCAAGCCGGAAGACAAGGGCACGGTGTACATTCTGGCCCCCAATGACGGTACGGCGCGTGCGATTGCCGACGCCTTTGCGGCGGACAAGGATGTGACGAAGTACTTCGTGACCGGTCAGGATGCGGAGAAGGCATCGGTGCAGTACGTGATCGACGGCAAGCAGTCGATGACGGTGCTGAAGGATGTGCGTACGCTGGCAGCCGACGCCATTGCCGCGGCCAACGCTTATCTTGGGGGTGGGACGCCGGAGAAGACCAATAGCTACAACAACGGCAAGGTTGACGTTCCGGCCAAGCCGTCTGCTATCGTCACGGTCACCACGGACAACGTCAAGCAGGCGTTGATCGATTCGGGCTACTACCAGGCCAGCGAGTTCACCGGCCTTGAGGCTGCTGCTGCGCCTGCGGCGCCGGCGAACAAGGCGCTGGTGGGGGTAGTGCTGCCGACGAAGGACGAGCCGCGCTGGTTGCAGGATCAGGCGGTGTTCCAGAAGGCGGGTTGGGATCCGCTTTTCAGCCAGGGTGACAGCGCCAAGGAGAAGGCGAACGTGGAGGCGTTGATCAGCCAGGGCATCAAAGTGCTGATCATCTGTCCGCAGGACGCCACAGCAGCAGCGGCGGCGGCCCAAGAGGCGCACGATGCCGGGGTCAAGGTCATCTCCTACGACCGCCTGATTCGTGACACCGACGCCGTCGATTACTACGTGACCTTCGACAGCATGGCGGTGGGCGCCTCCTGGAGCGAGTACCTGATCCAGCAAGCTGGCGACAGCAAGGGCAACCCGCTGTACATCTACACGGGTGCGGCGTCGGACAACAACGCCTTCATCTTCTTCGAGGGCGCCTGGGAGAAGATCCAGCCGAAGATTGCGGATGGCACGTTCGTGATCAAGAACTCGAGCGAGGCGGTGGCGTTACAGGACAAGCCGACGCTGACGCGTGATGAAGAGGCGAAGATCATCGGCCAGACGACGACCAACTGGAACTTCAACGACGCCAAGAACCTGGCCGAGGCGAATCTGACGGCGACCAAGCCGGAAGACAAGGGCACGGTGTACATTCTGGCCCCCAATGACGGTACGGCGCGTGCGATTGCCGACGCCTTTGCGGCGGACAAGGATGTGACGAAGTACTTCGTGACCGGTCAGGATGCGGAGAAGGCATCGGTGCAGTACGTGATCGACGGCAAGCAGTCGATGACGGTGCTGAAGGATGTGCGTACGCTGGCAGCCGACGCCATTGCCGCGGCCAACGCTTATCTTGGGGGTGGGACGCCGGAGAAGACCAATAGCTACAACAACGGCAAGGTTGACGTTCCGGCCAAGCCGTCTGCTATCGTCACGGTCACCACGGACAACGTCAAGCAGGCGTTGATCGATTCGGGCTACTACCAGGCCAGCGACTTCACCGGCATGCAGTAG
- a CDS encoding ATP-binding cassette domain-containing protein: MSAPILEMKNITKTFPGVKALSGVSFQVAEGEIHCLVGENGAGKSTLMKVLSGVYPHGQYSGEIVFGGKVQQFASIRDSERAGIAIIYQELALVPEMMVYENIFLGNEVKKGLTIDWNETIKRATEALKRVGLDVNPAEKVKNLGVGKQQLIEIAKALNKEVKLLILDEPTAALNVDDSENLLRLIRELKQHGVSCIMISHKLKEVIDIADTVTVLRDGQTICTLDAHKGEVSEHVLIKHMVGREINNVYPERERNPFETAATAVEQAKAAGVKVISYDRLIPNTRAVDYYVTFDSIAVGAQQAQYLVDQATGRGNPLYLYAGAATDNNAFLFFQGAWGVLQPKIVDGTFVIKNSTQAVGVQTKPALARDEMKAIFGQIGTNWDAHTARNLAQFNLATATAADKGNVFILAPNDNTARAIADAFASDEGVKSWVITGQDAEQASTQYILAGKQSMTVFKDVRTLVHTAADAAVALLKGQAPAVNGAYNNGAIDVPALQSAVVSIDRTNAKATLLDSGYYQAGGAPGPSSAQPRSDKPAVGVVLPTRDEPRWVQDQARFQEAFKGTGYGVEILFSQGDPAVEKANIESLLAKGIKVLIICPQGGGEVVLEVKAWSAYDPALGREILRDVNFNVKKGEIVGFAGLMGSGRTELALSLFGNPKGYRTQGEMFVKGKKVHFIHPNGAIQAGVAYATEDRKAAGLILIQDVKQNITLANLREISRRGVVNQNAEVQVATGFRRSLNIKTPSIEQKVGNLSGGNQQKVSVAKWLFVKPDVLILDEPTRGIDVGAKYEIYTIMNSLVQQGMSIIMISSDLPEVLGMSDRIYVVSAGRIAGELPVEEATQEKVMSLATYY; the protein is encoded by the coding sequence ATGAGTGCTCCCATCCTAGAGATGAAGAACATTACCAAGACCTTTCCTGGCGTGAAAGCTTTGAGCGGCGTCAGCTTCCAGGTCGCAGAGGGTGAGATTCATTGCCTGGTCGGCGAAAACGGGGCAGGCAAGTCCACCCTCATGAAGGTCTTGAGCGGGGTCTATCCACATGGTCAGTATAGCGGTGAGATCGTTTTTGGCGGCAAGGTGCAGCAGTTTGCCAGTATCCGTGACAGCGAAAGGGCCGGCATTGCCATTATCTACCAAGAACTGGCGCTGGTTCCGGAAATGATGGTTTACGAGAACATCTTCCTCGGCAATGAGGTCAAGAAAGGCCTCACCATCGACTGGAACGAAACCATCAAGAGGGCGACCGAAGCACTTAAGAGAGTCGGGCTTGACGTAAATCCCGCCGAGAAGGTCAAGAATTTGGGCGTGGGCAAGCAGCAACTGATCGAGATTGCCAAGGCCCTGAACAAGGAAGTCAAGCTCCTGATCCTGGATGAGCCGACCGCGGCCTTGAACGTGGATGACAGTGAGAATCTGTTGAGGCTGATCCGCGAACTCAAACAGCACGGCGTGTCGTGCATCATGATTTCACACAAGCTGAAGGAAGTCATCGACATCGCTGACACGGTCACAGTGCTGCGCGACGGCCAGACTATCTGCACCCTGGATGCGCACAAGGGTGAGGTGTCCGAACACGTGTTGATCAAGCACATGGTTGGGCGTGAAATCAACAACGTCTATCCGGAACGAGAGCGCAATCCGTTCGAGACCGCGGCCACCGCCGTCGAACAGGCGAAGGCGGCTGGCGTGAAAGTCATTTCGTACGATCGACTGATCCCCAATACCAGGGCAGTGGACTATTATGTGACCTTCGACAGTATTGCCGTCGGCGCGCAGCAGGCGCAGTATCTGGTCGATCAGGCAACGGGCAGGGGCAACCCGCTGTACCTGTATGCCGGCGCCGCCACAGACAACAACGCCTTCCTGTTCTTCCAGGGCGCCTGGGGCGTTCTCCAACCCAAGATCGTCGACGGGACTTTCGTGATCAAGAATTCCACCCAGGCCGTTGGCGTGCAGACAAAGCCGGCGCTGGCGCGCGACGAGATGAAAGCCATCTTCGGGCAGATCGGCACCAATTGGGATGCTCACACCGCCAGGAATCTGGCCCAGTTCAACCTGGCCACGGCGACGGCGGCCGATAAGGGGAATGTCTTCATCCTTGCTCCCAATGACAACACCGCCCGCGCCATTGCCGACGCCTTTGCTTCCGATGAAGGCGTCAAGAGCTGGGTGATCACCGGGCAGGATGCCGAGCAAGCCTCCACCCAATACATCCTGGCCGGCAAGCAGTCGATGACCGTCTTCAAGGATGTCCGCACCCTGGTGCACACGGCCGCCGACGCCGCTGTGGCCCTGCTCAAAGGCCAGGCTCCTGCCGTCAACGGCGCCTATAACAACGGCGCCATCGACGTCCCGGCGCTGCAATCGGCGGTTGTCTCCATCGACAGAACAAACGCCAAGGCCACTCTGTTGGACTCCGGCTATTACCAGGCCGGCGGCGCCCCTGGCCCCTCCAGCGCGCAGCCGCGCTCAGACAAACCGGCTGTCGGCGTCGTTCTTCCCACCAGGGATGAACCGCGCTGGGTGCAGGATCAGGCCCGTTTCCAGGAGGCGTTCAAGGGCACAGGCTACGGGGTTGAGATTCTCTTCAGCCAGGGTGATCCTGCCGTGGAGAAAGCCAACATCGAAAGCCTGCTGGCCAAGGGCATCAAAGTCCTGATCATCTGCCCGCAAGGCGGCGGCGAAGTCGTCCTGGAGGTCAAGGCCTGGAGCGCCTACGACCCCGCCCTGGGCAGGGAAATCCTGAGGGATGTGAACTTCAACGTCAAGAAGGGCGAGATCGTTGGCTTTGCGGGACTGATGGGTTCTGGGCGCACCGAGTTGGCCTTGAGCCTTTTCGGCAATCCCAAGGGTTACAGGACACAAGGCGAGATGTTCGTCAAGGGCAAGAAGGTGCATTTCATCCATCCCAACGGCGCCATCCAGGCGGGCGTGGCTTACGCGACCGAGGATCGAAAAGCGGCCGGCCTGATCCTGATCCAGGATGTGAAACAGAACATCACCCTTGCCAATCTGCGGGAAATATCCAGGCGAGGGGTCGTGAACCAGAATGCGGAGGTGCAGGTTGCCACCGGCTTCAGGCGCTCCCTCAACATCAAGACGCCCAGCATCGAGCAAAAGGTGGGGAATCTGAGCGGCGGCAACCAACAGAAGGTGTCTGTGGCGAAATGGTTGTTCGTCAAGCCCGACGTGCTGATTCTGGATGAGCCGACGCGGGGCATCGATGTGGGCGCCAAGTACGAGATCTACACAATCATGAATAGCCTGGTTCAGCAAGGCATGAGTATCATCATGATATCGTCTGACTTGCCCGAAGTTCTGGGCATGAGCGACCGCATCTACGTCGTTTCCGCCGGCCGCATCGCTGGTGAGCTGCCGGTGGAAGAAGCGACTCAAGAAAAAGTCATGAGTCTGGCAACATACTATTGA